From Paenibacillus sp. PL2-23:
GAGGGTGTGACGGTATACAGCGGCTTTATAACGGATGGGGAAGAGCGCGGAGCTCCGTCTCTTACCCTGGAATTCCAGGAACGGCGATTGTCGCTGTATGGCTTGCTGCCAGAGGACTTCTCTATTCTGTCTGTCAAGGCGCTTGAAACCTATATGAAAGCGTTCGGTATGGATCCGCTAGACAAGCGATTGACCGCCGGCCGTCTTATGGAGCGCTTCGCCAAAAAAAGAAGCTCCATCAAAACCGCCTTATTGGATGAGAGGCTGCTGACAGGCATCGGCAATGTGTACGCCGATGAAATTCTATTCGAAGCCCGGCTCCGGCCGGAGGCCAAGGTGTCGTCATTAGTTGAGCAAGAATGGGCGAGCCTGTATGAGGCGATTGTGTATGTGCTTCGGGAAGCGATATCGCATGGAGGGGTTGGCAAAGCTCCGATGTTCGAAGGCGATATTATAACAGGCGGCTATTCGGAGCGCCTTCAGGTATATGGCCGTGCAGGGGAAGCCTGCTACCGATGCGGGGGAACGGTCCGAAGGGTTGCCGTCGGCAGCCGCAAGGCGTACGTATGCGAAGGCTGTCAAGGCGACACCACTCCGAAGGAGCCGGAAGCGTCATCAGTGCCGCAATAACGAGGAGGCGGTCTCATGATTCACGTCTATTTGGACGATTATCGAAGCTGCCCGGCGGGCTTTGTATTAGCTCGTACGGCCGAGGAGTGCAAGTTGTTAATCCGTCATGAGAGGATTGACATCCTTTCGCTGGACTACGACTTAGGCTGGGGGCAGCCAACGGGCTTCGATGTTGTCCGCTATCTGACGGATGCCGGGCGATACCCGAAGCGCATCTATCTGCACACCTCCAGCGCGGCCGGCAAGGGGCACATGTACCAGCATTTGTCCCAGCATGTGCCGGCGCAATGCCAGCTGTTCGGGGGACCCATGCCGCAGGCTCTGCTGGAGCAAATTGCAAGCAACGCGGGGGGCTGAGGCTGCAGTATGCTGCTCTGTATTTACTAAACGATGAAAGAGGCTAGTACAACTGTGAGTCAATGGATCGGTACGTCGAATCAAACCTATGCCCCCTACGCGATAGAGGAGCTTCGCAGATTGCTGCCGGGCGCAAGCTTCACACAGCTCGCGGCTGGCGAAGTTTTTATGATGGAATGCCCCATGGAGCGTGAGGAGGTGCTTGCGCTGATCCGCGAGCGAGAGCCTATCTTCCTCAGGCATATCCAGCCGGTGGACAGATCCATGCGCGTAAGCGGCAGCGCTGCTGATCTGGAAGGCTTATCTGAGATGATACGGAACGCGAGACTGATGTTTATGGACAAGCGGACGGCGGTCCATATTCGGAGAAACGTGAAATCCGCCTTTCATTATTCCGCGTCGGATACGAAGGCGCTGCTAGACGCCGTGCTGGAGGAATGGGATGCCGAGCCGGTTGTGCAGCAGCCGGAGGTCGTTATCTCCATCTATGCGGCGGACGATCAGCTTTATGTCGGCTTTGCGCCCCCTGCGGACATGCTGTCGGATTGGCCCGGCGGCGCGGTCCGCTTCCAGCGGGAGGAGGGCCAGGTGTCTCGCGCCAAGTTCAAGCTGCTTGAAGCGGAGCGGACATTTGGACTGCAATACAGCGACTATCGCTCGGCCGTTGATATCGGCGCCGCACCAGGCGGCTGGACGTCGCTCCTGCTGGAGAGAGGTCTTCGGGTTACCGCCATTGATCCCGCTGATATGCACCCTTCGCTCCTGTCGCATCCCTTGCTTACTCATCTGAAGCAGAACGCTTCCGACGCGAAGCTGCCTCTTCAAGGCTTCGACCTGCTTGTATGCGATATGAGCTGGAGCCCGATGCTCATGAGCCGTCTAGTGCTGGATCTGAAGGAAAGTCTGAAGGAGGGCGCGGACGCTATAGTCACTGTGAAGCTGATGCATCGCAAGCCGCTTCAGACGATTCGCGAGGTGATGGAGCGGCTGTCCACCGCATTCCATGTAAGGAAGGCGAAGCAGCTCTTCCATAATCGCGAAGAAATTACGCTTCATTTGCGCAAAAAATGATTCTATTGTTGGGAATTCAGCCAATATGCTACAATGAACAAAGCTTATAATCATGGAAGGGAAAGCATCCCGAAACCGTCTGCCTGCGGCAGTCGATTTCGGGGTGCTTTTCTTTCGTTAACGGAGGCGCGCCATGAGAGGAGTCAGCCCATCGCAAGGCATTTGGGAGAAGGGCACGGTTATTGGAGGGCGGTACCGCGTAGTTCGAGCGGTTGGTCAAGGCGGCATGGGCATTGTGTACGCCGTGGAGGATTTGAAGCTCGGCTCCACGCTGAGAGCGATGAAGGTAACAAGGGGGCAGCTTGGGGAAAGCGTATATTCAGAGGAGGCCGTTACGTTAATGGGATTAAATCATCCCAACCTTCCGCTGATTACGGATTATTATTCGCCGCAGCAAATGGATGGCCATGAAATATTGATTATGGATCTTGTAGAAGGGGAATCGCTGGCAGATATGATGAAAAGCGCGTGCTCCGGGTTTGCGTTCCCCGAGCTGCTGCATATCGGGCTGCAGCTCTGCTCAGCTCTGCATTATTTGCACCAACAGCCCTCTGCGATCATTCATCGGGACTTGAAGCCATCCAATGTGATGATTGACCGGGAGGGCCGCGTGAAGCTGATCGATTTCGGCATATCGCGGCGCTACAAGGAGGGTCAGGCGTTCGATACTGTACAGCTTGGCACGGTTGGCTTTGCCGCTCCCGAGCAGCAGCGGGGGACGCAAAGCGACGTTCGAACTGATATCTATGGCCTAGGGGCACTGCTCTATCATATGGCGACAGGCGGCTCAGTCATGGCGGTGAGGGGCGCGGAGGCCAGCGTGGGCAGACATAGCCGGATGGTGGGGCTGCCCGATGATTACCCTCCGGCATTCGGCTCCGTGCTGGAGCGCATGCTCCAGCCGGTGCCCCAGCATCGCTACCAGACGATGCAGGCTGTCGATCAAGCGCTGCGAGCTTTCACGTCCTATGGCAGCGCCAGTCTGGACAGGACAAAGGACTGGCGCAGCCGCGCAAACGCTCGCAAGCCTCACCTTGTAAGTGTTCTATCTATCGCGCCTGGAGCAGGCGCGACACTCCTCTCCATTTCACTTGCCTTCATGCTGAGCAGGAGAGGCGCCGAGGTGACCGCCGCTGAATATTTTGGCGTGGCGCCGGAATGGACGGAGCTGCTGCCCGCGAAGGTTAGGCATGAAGCAGAGGAGCTGGATCGAGCCGTGGCTTATAGGGAGAAGCCGTCCAAGCGCAGCGGCCGCAGCCGTGCCAAATGGCTGGCCCGGCAGACGAACTATGGGGGCGATGCCGAGCAAGCGGCGAGAGAGTTCGAGCAGCAGCTGAGACAGCATAGCCAGGCTGTAACCGTTATTGATTTTTCGAGCAGCTGGCAGGATCGGCACGCCATGTATTGGCTTCGGCAGTCGAAGCATGTCATTGCGGTGGGGGATCCCTTTATTGCCAAGTGGCAGGTGGGAGCCCTTCAGCGCTTGATCAAGCTGGGGGAGGAGCTGAAAGCAAGCGACGGCCGTCTGCACTGGATCGCGAACAAGGACGTACGGTTCAAGGGCAGACAGGAATGGCTGTCCTTGTTCCCGGAGCCGCCTCTGGCGTCGGTGCCCCTGCTTCCGCAGGATGCCCTGCTGGGCATGCTTTGGAGCGGAAAGTGGATTCACGATCATACGGTTCTGGATTACAGGCTGAATAAACCCTTATCCAAAATTTGTGAGGCGGTTAGCAGCTCTGTTGAGTAACGCCCTACTTCCTGGTCTCCTTGCATTTCGACTTTTCCTTCATTATGATTGAAAGTGTTATCGGAATGACAACAAAGGAGGTGCTCCGGAGCATGAATGAACGCATTTTGGTCGTTGAGGATGAGGCGGGAATCGCTCGCATCTTGCAGCTGGAGCTAGAGCATGAAGGGTATACAGTAGGGGTAGCCGAGGACGGCCGCAAGGGTTATGAGATGGCCTCTTCCGGCCAATGGCAGCTTGTGCTGCTGGACGTTATGCTTCCCGAGATGAGCGGAATCGAGGTGCTGCGGCTGATTCGGCAGGCGGGCAACCCGGTTCCCATTATATTGCTGACCGCGCGGGATACGGTTCCTGACAAGGTCAGCGGCTTCGAGCATGGCGCCAACGATTATATTACAAAGCCCTTTGCGGTGGAAGAGCTGCTTGCGAGAGTGCGCAACATTCTGCGAATCTTCCAGCAATATCCTAAGGAGGCGGAAGGGTCGGATCTGATCAAGCTCGGAGATCTGTCCATCGAGCTGCGGTCGCGCAAGGTGTACCGCAAGGATCTGCTGATCGAGCTGACGCCGCGCGAGTTCGAGCTGCTCGTCTACCTGGTGGAGAACCGCAATGAGGAGAAATCGCGCGAAGACATTCTGTCCGAGGTGTGGGGCTACGACTTCATCGGCGAAACAAATCTTGTAGACGTCTATATTCGTTATCTTCGCCAGAAGCTGGACAAGGGCTACCGGCACAAGCTGATCCACACGGTGCGAGGCGTCGGTTATATGATAAAGGAGCCTGACGCATGACACTGCGTAAACGCTTTACGCTGTTCACGATTTTTTGGCTTATACTGATCCTAATCTTTTTTAATATTTTTGTGTACTTCTATGTAATCAAGATCACGACGGAGAGCGAGGAAGAGGTCATTACGACGAAGATGAACCTGCTTCTGGAGAACCCCCGCATTCAAAGCGGCCGGGGTCTCAGCTCTCCCGATCTGCTTGAGGAATATCGCAACGTCAACGAAATGATACGCATAATTTCTCCCAACAATCGCGTTCTGAATATCGGCATTGGCTCGCATCCCGTATTAATGGAGCTTCCAGCTGTGTTCGAGGGGTACCATCATTCCGGCATGCTGACCAAAGGCGGGGAGCGTGTCCTGTTTATGCGGGTGCCGATCTTTGAAGGGGATGATGTCATCGCCATGCTGGAGGTGACCCGCATTCTGGACGAGCTCGACAATTATCTTCAAGTATTGGTCGCTGCGCTAAGCGTCACAAGCGCCGGCGCGATTCTGTTCGCCATTTTCGGCACGTACTGGTTCACCTCCAGGCTGACCGCGCCGATTCAGCAAATGGTCAACACGATGAGGGAGATCGATCGCAGCGGGAAGCTGCGCCAGATCGACATGGGCAACCGCGAGGAGTCGGCCGAGCTGCAGCAGCTGATTCGAGCGTTTAATCAAATGATTGAGAGGCTCGACAGGACCTTCGCGAGGCAGAAGCAGTTCGTAGCTGACGCCTCCCATGAATTGAAGACGCCGCTAACGGTTATTAGCAGCTATGCTGGCATGCTCAAGCGCTGGGGAAGAGATGATGAAAAGATAAGGGATGAAGCGGTTGACGCGATTGCCAAGGAAGCGACCAGGCTCCAAAACCTGACAAAGTCGATGCTGATGCTGGCTGAAGCGGAGCAAGAGGATTGGCTGAAGCTGGAGATGTTCGATGTGGTGCAGGTTGTGGACGAGCTGGCAACCATGCTGCAGACGACGTTCCAGAGACCCATTCGCGTCAAGGCCTTGTCCAGAGTCGTTCGAATGATGGGCGACAAGGACAAGGTTCGCCAGCTGCTGGTCATTCTGCTTGACAACGCAATCAAATATTCCAAGGAGCCCATCGATATCTCCATCACCTTGATGAAAAATATAGTCAAGATCGAGGTAAAGGACAAGGGCATGGGCATCCCGGAGAAGGAAATTCCGCATCTGTTCGAGCGCTTCTACCGGGTCGATGGCGCAAGAAGCCGTTCCACCGGCGGCGTAGGGCTCGGCTTATCCATCGCGAAGCGAATCGTAGATCTTCATGAGGGGAAAATTGACGTCTTCAGCCTGCCGGAGCTTGGTACAACCATTACGCTGCAATTCAAGCAGCGCAAATAACATCATTTTCATTTGATGCAGGAAGAGGGAAGCTGTACATGATGACGACACAGCTGTTGTCCATCGGGGATGAATTGCTGGAGGAAGTGCGCAAGCACGGCTCTGTGATGACCTGGCGTGATCGCAGAGCGGATCTCTATCCGGACTGGAGCTGACGGGATGAGGAAAGAGCTGTATCTTCTACATAACGGCAAGCCGCTCAAAGCGTTGATAAGACCTTATGCCGCTGCTGACTTTCAAGGCTTGATCGATGTGCAAAAGGCCTGCTTTCCTCCTCCCTTTCCGGAGGAGCTGCTGTGGAACGAAGCGCAGCTGTCCCAGCATGTTGCCCGGTTTCCAGAAGGCGCACTTTGCATAGAAGCGGACGGCCGCATTATCGGCTCCATGACTGGCTTGATTGTGGATTATAGCCAATACGGCGGTGAGCATACCTGGGAGGCCATTACAGACAATGGGTACATCCGCAATCATGAGCCTGGCGGCGATACGCTGTACGTTGTCGATATTGGCGTCATACCGGCATATCGCAAATCAGGCGCAGGCAAATGGCTGATGTTGACGATGTACGAAACGGTGGTCCATCTGGGGCTTGACCGACTGCTAGGCGGCGGAAGAATGCCGGGCTACGCGGCCAAATCGGATCAGGCTTCTCCGGAGCAATACGTGGAGAATGTTCTGTCAGGCGAATGGAATGACCCTGTTATTACGTTTTTGCTTCGCTGCGGAAGAATGCCCCTCAGCGTCGCACGCAACTATTTGGAGGATGAGGATTCAAAGGGCAATGCGGTTATTATGGAATGGCGCAACCCGTTCCGCCATCCTCGTCAGGAGGGATTGAACTCATGTTAACTTATCATCGCGTCACATCCATTGAGGACCGCTATTTCAAGCCGCTGCATGAGCTGCTGGGCACTATATTTCCGCCGGAGGAGGTGCTTGCTTACGAGCTTTGGCGCGAGCCGCTGGAGGACCCATCGATTCATGTCTACGGGGCGCTGCTAGGCGATGAGGTGGTTGGTGCAACGGAATATCGGTATGATCCCAAGCTTCGCGTCGCTATGACGGACTTCACCATTATTGGCAAGCCAGCGCTTGGTGTAGGCCGGTTCCTGATGCGCAATCGGCAGAAGGATCTGGAGCGTCTGGCAGAAGAGTCAGGCACTGAGCCTATTGGGATGTTCGCGGAAATATATGATCCCTATCGGGCCGCCTCTCACGAATTCGGAGGCGTTACGCCGATGAATCCGTTTGTTCGCCGAGAGGTGCTGTCGCATATCGGCTACAAGAGGCTGGACCTCCAATATGTGCATCCTTCCTGGGATCATGAAGGGGCTGCCGTCACGGAGCTGGATTTAGGCTTTCTGCCTCAGGATGAAGACATGGCAGAGATCGACGCTTCGCTGGTCGCCCAATTTCTGACGGGCTATTACGCCGCATTGCCCAACAAGCCGGCTGAATGGAGCCAAATGGTAGACAAGCTGAGCCGTATGGACAAGGTTGCGCTCCTGCCGCTATGACCACAAGCCTTATATTTCGCGGTACCGGAGACGCGATGGGCGTGCCACGGGTGTATTGCTCCTGTGAGGTTTGCCTGGAAGCGCGAAACGGCGAGGGCAGGAATAAGCGCCTGCGTTCCTCGCTGCAGGTCGACATGGCGGATGGAGGCGTTACATGGATAGATTGTGGTCCGGACTGGGGCCGGCAGATGGAAGCCGCCAATCTGCGCTCCATTGACCGTATGCTCATTACGCACGCTCATTTCGATCATATCGGAGGGCTTCCTGAATGGTATGACGCATGCCGTTGGAGTGATGTCCGAGGCATCGCCTACTCGCCGACAGAGGTTATCGCAGAGATTAACGCCCGTTTCCCATGGCTCTCGTCGCGCATCGAGCTCCGTTCCTTGGATGAGCCGATTGTTATCGGACAGTGGAGGGTAAGGTCATGGCGAGTGAATCACGGAAAAAACGGGTATGCCTACGCTTTCCGGTTCCAGCATGAGCGAAGCGGCTATACGTGGGTCTATTGCTCCGATGCCATCGATCTGACGGAGGAGCAGCAGGAACCGCTTCGAGGCGTAGATCTGCTCATTCTGGGGACAAGCTTCTTCCATGAGCCTTATCCCAGAGAAACTCGCTCCTTGTATGATGTGCGGGAGGCCATGGAGCTGTTCCGGCTTTGGCAGCCGAAGGAAGTTATTCTAACGCATTTATCCCATGACATTCATATCGACCATCGGGACGCTCTTCCCGCCAATGTGCGATATGCAGAAACCGGTATGCGGGTGGAGCTGCAGCTATAAGAAGGGACGGGGCCGCATTATTTTTTTGCGGCTCCGTCCTATATTTATCTGCAGGCGTGGGGAAGCTATGGCAAGAAAAGGAGGACTTGCCATGGTTTTTTGGATTGCGATAGTGATCATCGGCTGTTTTGTTGCGTGGGGGGCGCTCATGCCGGAGCAGTTGGCTGCATCGGCCGGCGCTCTGTTCGATCTGATGATTCAGAAGATGGGCTGGTTCTATCTGCTGACGATGTTCGGCATTCTGGTTTTTGCATTTGTGCTGGCCTTCGGCAAATACGGCTCCATCAAGCTCGGTGACGATGACGACGAGCCGGAATACAGCTTGCTGCCCTGGTTCGCCATGCTGTTCAGCACCGGGATGGGGATCGGCTTAGTGTTTTGGGGAGCGGCGGAGCCGCTGTCGCATTATTTGGCCCCTCCTGAAAGCGTAATGGGCGGCACAACGGAAGCAGCGCGAATCGCTATGCGTTATTCATTTTTTCATTGGGGCTTGCACCCTTGGGCGATCTATACGATTGTCGGTCTGATATTGGCTTACCATCAGTTCCGCAAGGGGCGGAAAGGCCTCATCAGCGCCACGTTCTATCCGCTGCTGAAGGAGAGGGTCAACGGTCCCATCGGCAAGGGAATTGATGTGCTGGCTATTATTGCGACCGCATTCGGCGTTGCTACATCGCTGGGGCTGGGAGCGCTGCAAATTAATGGGGGGCTGTCCGCGATGTTCGGTCTGCCGGTGACGTCCTCTTCCCAGGTGTGGATTATTGCGATCGTGACGGTTTTGTTTATGGGCTCCACGCTTACGGGCCTGGACAGGGGAATTAAGCTGCTCAGCACCATGAACCTTATGATCGCTTTCCTGCTGCTGCTATTTGTATTCACGGTGGGTCCAACATCGTTTATTATGGATGCCCTCACGAATACGATGGGCTCTTATGTGCAGAATTTGATCGGGATGAGCTTAAGGCTGACGCCGTTCTCCCAGAACAGCTGGATCGGCAACTGGACACTCTTTTATTGGGCGTGGTGGATCGCATGGGCGCCATTTGTAGGGACGTTTATTGCAAGAGTGTCTAGAGGCCGCACGATTAAGGAATTTGTACTCGGCGTACTGATCGTACCCAGCCTGCTCGGCTTTCTCTGGTTCTCTGTATTCGGGGGTACAGGGCTGTTCATGGAGCTTATGCAGGATGTGCCGCTTGCGGCTGCCGCAGCAGAGGATGTGACCTCTGTATTGTTCATGCTGCTGGGCCAGCTGCCACTCGGCCAGCTTGCGTCAGGCATCGCGACATTATTAGTAGTTGTGTTTTTTGTCACCTCCGCAGATTCCGCAACATTCGTGCTGGGAATGATGTCGCAGCGGGGCGATCAGAATCCGAAAGCGTTGATCAAGCTGACCTGGGGCATCCTCCAGTCTACCGTAGCGATTGTTCTGCTGCTCAGCGGCGGTCTGAGCGGCTTGCAGACGGCTTCTATAGTAACCTCGCTTCCATTCGCGCTAATCATTATCGGGATGTGCGCGGCGCTGCTCCGCAGCCTGAGAGAAGAGGACAGGCATCGCAAGAAGCTGGAGCGCAAAAGAAGAAAAAAGCTGGACGAGCTGATCGAAGATATGTAGTTGCGGCGCATTGACGAACGACGGCAGCATCGTATATATTAAAAAGGTACAACGTATGTAAGGAGATTGAATTTATGTATGCAGGTGTTCTTAACTCGTAATTGGATATGATCGGCTGAGCTTAGGCCTGCTGGAGCCATTGTTAAATGATGGTTTCAACGGAGGTTTGTTTCGTCAGCCCATCCCAAGAGTTGAGAACATGAGGATTTCCGCCTGCATGCATTTGGATGAGGCCTAATCACCGTGCTCCCGCAGCACGGTTTTTTTATGCTTGTTTTTGCCCCTCCGACGACAGCTGTCGGATGGCAGAATCGGTATAGGCTTATCTATGATGAAGCAGGAACGGAGCGCGCCCGCGTTTTCGTTCCTGCTTTTTTTTTTGTACAAAAAAGGAGGCTGCACACAATGAATCAACAAACATTATCTAAATTGGAATTTGATCGCATCGTACGGATGACCGCCGAGCTGACGGTTTCCCCTGAAGGGCGAAAGCTGGCGGAGGCTATGAAACCCAGCTTCAGCTACGGACAAATAACGGCGTGGCTGCAGGAGGCGCAAGAAGCTGCAGAGCTGCTTGCAAGCGGGGCAAGTATTCCATTATCGCCAATGGATGGTATCGATATATTTATCGCGTTGCTGGGGAAAGGCAGAGTATACAGTGAGGATGAGCTTGACGCCGTTGCAGTCTGGCTGACATCTGTGGCTCAGATGAAAAAGTATATGCGCAGCAAGACGGGCATTGCACCTACTATTGCCGCTTACGCGGAGTCCTTGGATGATTGTAAAGCGCTGCGAGAGGAGCTTGCCAGATGTATCCGCTATGGGACATTAACCGATGAGGCCAGTCCGCATCTTGCGTATATCCGAAGGCAGATGTATGCTGCAGAAAATAAAATCAGCCGCAAAATGGAGCAAGCGCTGAACAAATATCGAAGCTTCCTGCAGGACTCTATCGTCAGCAGGCGGCGAGGCCGGTTCGTTATCGCGGTCAAGCGGGAATTCAGGAAGCAGGTGCCGGGAGCCGTGCTTGATGAATCGGCCAGCGGACAAACGTTGTTTGTTGAGCCTCATGAGGCCGCTGAGCTGCATCAGGAGCTTGCTGAATGGAGAGGGGCTGAAGAGAGGGAGCGGAGTATTGTGCTTGCGAGGCTGTCCCAATTGGCTGAAAGCTACCACGCTCCAATGGTGACGAACGTTCAGGCGATGGCCAGTTTTGATTTCATTATGGCGCGGGGCAAGCTTGCAAGCAGCATGGGAGCGCGGAAGATAAAGCTTCTTCGAGAGCCCGTAATCGCGCTGTCGGGTGCTCGCCATCCCTTGCTTGGAGGGGCAAGCGTACCCCTTCATCTGGAGCTTGGCCTTGCATGGAGGCAGCTTATTATTACGGGGCCGAACACCGGTGGAAAGACTGTAGCCTTGAAAACGATCGGCTTGCTGGCTCTGATGACACAGGCTGGACTGCTGATACCTGCGGATGAGAGCAGCGCTATAGGCATCTTCAGGCACATCATCGCCGATGTAGGGGACGGGCAAAGCTTGGAGCAGTCGCTGAGCACCTTCTCTTCCCACATCTCCGTGCTTAAGGAGATGTTCGATTACGCCGATTCTGCCAGTCTGCTGCTTATTGATGAGATGGCTGCGGGGACTGATCCGTCGGAGGGTATTGCGTTGTCGATCGCCATGCTCGAGAAGCTGCTGGACAGAGGTTCCTTGGTGACGGCTACGACACATTTTAATGAAATCAAGGCATTTGCGGCGAAAACCCCAGGCTGCCAGAACGGCCGGATGGCCTTCGATCCGGACACGCTGCTGCCCTTGTACCGGCTGGAGATCGGAGAAGCCGGCGATAGCCATGCGTTTGCGATTGCAAGACGGTTAGGCCTTCCGGAAGGGGTGATGGAACGGGCGGAAGCGCTATTGATTAAGAGGGGGGCGGCAGTGGAAGAGCTGACCCCGCAGCAGCCTCAGGTGAAGCTGGAGCATGAGGAAGGGCAGCGGCCACCAAAGCTGGAGGCGCATGAAGTGCGGGATATGGAAGAGGAAGAGAAGCTCGATTCGAATGACATGCGGGATACGCAAGAGAAGCAGGAGAATCCTGCACGAAAGCGATCCCTTGAGAAGGGGGATTCCGTCTGGATCTATCCCCTCAAGCGTGCGGGTGTTGTCTACCGTCCTGCGGACGAGAGAGGCCAAGTCATTGTGCTGGTGAAAGGCGAGAAG
This genomic window contains:
- a CDS encoding GNAT family N-acetyltransferase codes for the protein MRKELYLLHNGKPLKALIRPYAAADFQGLIDVQKACFPPPFPEELLWNEAQLSQHVARFPEGALCIEADGRIIGSMTGLIVDYSQYGGEHTWEAITDNGYIRNHEPGGDTLYVVDIGVIPAYRKSGAGKWLMLTMYETVVHLGLDRLLGGGRMPGYAAKSDQASPEQYVENVLSGEWNDPVITFLLRCGRMPLSVARNYLEDEDSKGNAVIMEWRNPFRHPRQEGLNSC
- a CDS encoding response regulator transcription factor, producing MNERILVVEDEAGIARILQLELEHEGYTVGVAEDGRKGYEMASSGQWQLVLLDVMLPEMSGIEVLRLIRQAGNPVPIILLTARDTVPDKVSGFEHGANDYITKPFAVEELLARVRNILRIFQQYPKEAEGSDLIKLGDLSIELRSRKVYRKDLLIELTPREFELLVYLVENRNEEKSREDILSEVWGYDFIGETNLVDVYIRYLRQKLDKGYRHKLIHTVRGVGYMIKEPDA
- a CDS encoding protein kinase translates to MRGVSPSQGIWEKGTVIGGRYRVVRAVGQGGMGIVYAVEDLKLGSTLRAMKVTRGQLGESVYSEEAVTLMGLNHPNLPLITDYYSPQQMDGHEILIMDLVEGESLADMMKSACSGFAFPELLHIGLQLCSALHYLHQQPSAIIHRDLKPSNVMIDREGRVKLIDFGISRRYKEGQAFDTVQLGTVGFAAPEQQRGTQSDVRTDIYGLGALLYHMATGGSVMAVRGAEASVGRHSRMVGLPDDYPPAFGSVLERMLQPVPQHRYQTMQAVDQALRAFTSYGSASLDRTKDWRSRANARKPHLVSVLSIAPGAGATLLSISLAFMLSRRGAEVTAAEYFGVAPEWTELLPAKVRHEAEELDRAVAYREKPSKRSGRSRAKWLARQTNYGGDAEQAAREFEQQLRQHSQAVTVIDFSSSWQDRHAMYWLRQSKHVIAVGDPFIAKWQVGALQRLIKLGEELKASDGRLHWIANKDVRFKGRQEWLSLFPEPPLASVPLLPQDALLGMLWSGKWIHDHTVLDYRLNKPLSKICEAVSSSVE
- a CDS encoding cyclic-phosphate processing receiver domain-containing protein, coding for MIHVYLDDYRSCPAGFVLARTAEECKLLIRHERIDILSLDYDLGWGQPTGFDVVRYLTDAGRYPKRIYLHTSSAAGKGHMYQHLSQHVPAQCQLFGGPMPQALLEQIASNAGG
- a CDS encoding HAMP domain-containing histidine kinase; this translates as MTLRKRFTLFTIFWLILILIFFNIFVYFYVIKITTESEEEVITTKMNLLLENPRIQSGRGLSSPDLLEEYRNVNEMIRIISPNNRVLNIGIGSHPVLMELPAVFEGYHHSGMLTKGGERVLFMRVPIFEGDDVIAMLEVTRILDELDNYLQVLVAALSVTSAGAILFAIFGTYWFTSRLTAPIQQMVNTMREIDRSGKLRQIDMGNREESAELQQLIRAFNQMIERLDRTFARQKQFVADASHELKTPLTVISSYAGMLKRWGRDDEKIRDEAVDAIAKEATRLQNLTKSMLMLAEAEQEDWLKLEMFDVVQVVDELATMLQTTFQRPIRVKALSRVVRMMGDKDKVRQLLVILLDNAIKYSKEPIDISITLMKNIVKIEVKDKGMGIPEKEIPHLFERFYRVDGARSRSTGGVGLGLSIAKRIVDLHEGKIDVFSLPELGTTITLQFKQRK
- a CDS encoding BCCT family transporter, with translation MVFWIAIVIIGCFVAWGALMPEQLAASAGALFDLMIQKMGWFYLLTMFGILVFAFVLAFGKYGSIKLGDDDDEPEYSLLPWFAMLFSTGMGIGLVFWGAAEPLSHYLAPPESVMGGTTEAARIAMRYSFFHWGLHPWAIYTIVGLILAYHQFRKGRKGLISATFYPLLKERVNGPIGKGIDVLAIIATAFGVATSLGLGALQINGGLSAMFGLPVTSSSQVWIIAIVTVLFMGSTLTGLDRGIKLLSTMNLMIAFLLLLFVFTVGPTSFIMDALTNTMGSYVQNLIGMSLRLTPFSQNSWIGNWTLFYWAWWIAWAPFVGTFIARVSRGRTIKEFVLGVLIVPSLLGFLWFSVFGGTGLFMELMQDVPLAAAAAEDVTSVLFMLLGQLPLGQLASGIATLLVVVFFVTSADSATFVLGMMSQRGDQNPKALIKLTWGILQSTVAIVLLLSGGLSGLQTASIVTSLPFALIIIGMCAALLRSLREEDRHRKKLERKRRKKLDELIEDM
- a CDS encoding MBL fold metallo-hydrolase is translated as MGVPRVYCSCEVCLEARNGEGRNKRLRSSLQVDMADGGVTWIDCGPDWGRQMEAANLRSIDRMLITHAHFDHIGGLPEWYDACRWSDVRGIAYSPTEVIAEINARFPWLSSRIELRSLDEPIVIGQWRVRSWRVNHGKNGYAYAFRFQHERSGYTWVYCSDAIDLTEEQQEPLRGVDLLILGTSFFHEPYPRETRSLYDVREAMELFRLWQPKEVILTHLSHDIHIDHRDALPANVRYAETGMRVELQL
- a CDS encoding SAM-dependent methyltransferase, producing MSQWIGTSNQTYAPYAIEELRRLLPGASFTQLAAGEVFMMECPMEREEVLALIREREPIFLRHIQPVDRSMRVSGSAADLEGLSEMIRNARLMFMDKRTAVHIRRNVKSAFHYSASDTKALLDAVLEEWDAEPVVQQPEVVISIYAADDQLYVGFAPPADMLSDWPGGAVRFQREEGQVSRAKFKLLEAERTFGLQYSDYRSAVDIGAAPGGWTSLLLERGLRVTAIDPADMHPSLLSHPLLTHLKQNASDAKLPLQGFDLLVCDMSWSPMLMSRLVLDLKESLKEGADAIVTVKLMHRKPLQTIREVMERLSTAFHVRKAKQLFHNREEITLHLRKK
- a CDS encoding GNAT family N-acetyltransferase, yielding MLTYHRVTSIEDRYFKPLHELLGTIFPPEEVLAYELWREPLEDPSIHVYGALLGDEVVGATEYRYDPKLRVAMTDFTIIGKPALGVGRFLMRNRQKDLERLAEESGTEPIGMFAEIYDPYRAASHEFGGVTPMNPFVRREVLSHIGYKRLDLQYVHPSWDHEGAAVTELDLGFLPQDEDMAEIDASLVAQFLTGYYAALPNKPAEWSQMVDKLSRMDKVALLPL
- a CDS encoding DNA-formamidopyrimidine glycosylase family protein, giving the protein MQELPEVDIYRAMLAERYAGAQITAMHIHNELIEADAAQSLVQDVVGQTIWFVERRAQHLVFHLDNGKRLMIQVSEGVTVYSGFITDGEERGAPSLTLEFQERRLSLYGLLPEDFSILSVKALETYMKAFGMDPLDKRLTAGRLMERFAKKRSSIKTALLDERLLTGIGNVYADEILFEARLRPEAKVSSLVEQEWASLYEAIVYVLREAISHGGVGKAPMFEGDIITGGYSERLQVYGRAGEACYRCGGTVRRVAVGSRKAYVCEGCQGDTTPKEPEASSVPQ